The Terriglobia bacterium genome segment GCTGGCCGATGTTGGTCAGCAGCAGCGCGGGCATCTATTCCATCGCCTTCGTGAACATGAAATCGTGATGCCACTCCGCCTTGGTGCCCTGCAGCCGCAGCGCCGTCGCCAGTTGCGCCCAGTGACGCATCCCGTGCAGGAACGCGTGCACGAAGCACTTGCGTTTGCTCGCCGAGAACTCTCCGATGGACAGCGTCTTGAAACTGATCACCTTGTTCCAATCCGCTTCCGTCGCGCGCGCCATGAACTCGCGAAACTTCTTCCGCGCCTCCGCCCCGATGCCGAAGATCTCGTCCACCGATCCCTTCGGCAAAACGTCGTAAGGAGTTTCCGCGCCTTCCCGCAGCCGCTCCGCATAGCGCAATTCGACCGCGAAGATGTGGAACAGCACGCCGCGAACGTCGTGCATCATTGCCAGCTCCATCTTCGCGTCCAGCGCCTCCGGATGCGCGCGAAACCACTCGTGCCACTGCCCGGTTTCCTGCTCATCGTGGTTCAGAAGCTCGGCGTAGGTGAGCGCCGCCGCTCCCGTTGCCGTACCAACCTGTGCCGTCATAAGCCCTACTTCCCTTCTCCGCGCATGGGAATTCTGACGTCCTTGCGCTTTGCGAAATCAATCGCCTCTTGGTATCCGGCATCCACGTGCCGCGCCACGCCGATCCCCGGATCGTTGGTCAGCACGCGCTCGATCCGCTTCGCCATCGCATCGGTTCCATCGGCGACCGTCACCTGGCCCGCGTGCTGCGAATAGCCGATGCCCACGCCGCCGCCGTTGTGAATCGAGACCCAACTCGCGCCGCTCGCCGTGTTCAGCATCGCATTCAGCAGCGGCCAATCGGCGACCGCATCCGTGCCGTCCTTCATCCCCTCGGTCTCGCGGAACGGCGAGGCCACCGACCCGGTGTCCAGGTGATCGCGCCCGATCACGATCGGCGCCTTGATCTTGCCTTTCTTCACCAGTTCGTTCATCGCCAGCCCGAACTGCGCCCGCTCGCCGTATCCCAGCCAGCAGATCCGCGCCGGCAGCCCCTGAAACTTGATGCGCTTCCGCGCCAGGTTGATCCAGCGCGACAAGATCCGGTTGTCGGGAAAAAGTTCCAGTACCAGGTCGTCGGTCACGTGAATGTCGCTGGCTTCTCCGCTCAGCGCCACCCAGCGGAACGGCCCCCGACCTTCGCAGAACAGCGGGCGGATGTACGCCGGCACGAACCCCGGAAAGTCGTACGCGTTCTTCACCCCGCGCTCGAACGCCATGGTGCGAATGTTGTTGCCGTAGT includes the following:
- a CDS encoding DinB family protein; this encodes MTAQVGTATGAAALTYAELLNHDEQETGQWHEWFRAHPEALDAKMELAMMHDVRGVLFHIFAVELRYAERLREGAETPYDVLPKGSVDEIFGIGAEARKKFREFMARATEADWNKVISFKTLSIGEFSASKRKCFVHAFLHGMRHWAQLATALRLQGTKAEWHHDFMFTKAME